A DNA window from Molothrus ater isolate BHLD 08-10-18 breed brown headed cowbird chromosome 2, BPBGC_Mater_1.1, whole genome shotgun sequence contains the following coding sequences:
- the IL18BP gene encoding interleukin-18-binding protein: MLGEPLESPAWILLLCWGLAACCTGAMALQPPSITTLQMPAELPRPGESVTVSCEALSELPEMTLLYWLENGFFVESLHPDGAVREGTVQEELQGSGWVLHRDLHFSSFNKQHLHTNFTCVVLSPLGADTREVQWPSQAPAPVPGNSGGLG; encoded by the exons ATGCTGGGGG AGCCCCTggaaagccctgcctggatcctcctgctctgctggggcctGGCTGCTTGCTGCACAG GTGCCATGGCCTTGCAGCCACCCAGCATCACCACCCTGCAGATGCCAGCAGAGCTTCCTCGCCCAG gtgaGAGTGTGACTGTGTCATGTGAAGCACTGAGTGAGCTTCCAGAGATGACGCTGCTCTACTGGCTGGAGAACGGCTTCTTCGTGGAGAGCCTGCACCCGGACGGGGCTGTGCGTGAGGGGACAGTGCA agaggagctgcagggctcgGGGTGGGTCCTACACCGTGACCTGCACTTCAGCTCCTTCAACAAGCAGCACCTGCACACCAACTTCACCTGCGTGGTGCTCAGTCCCCTCGGTGCCGACACCAGGGAGGTGCAATGGCCGTCCCAAGcaccagcccctgtccctgggaacAGTGGGGGCCTGGGCTGA